In the Pontibacillus sp. HMF3514 genome, CTCCTGAAGATTTAAAATCTACTGTTAACACTCTCCCAACAACTTCATATTCATTTATATGTTTCCCATTCAGGTCATCAACAACACTCATAGTAGGATTAATCGTGAAATCCAAAAATGGCTCAAATCCAGTCAGCAACAATTTCTTCATAAACACTTCTCCCCCTTATTCTTTAGAATTAATCGTATCATACCTTGCTATGATAATAGAAAAACCTCCTGAGACAGGAGGTTTTACCGTACGAGCATCCCCATCTTCATGTAATTCCAAATGGTTTTGCCGTTGGATTCTTTTGTTTGCAGTAAAGATAGATGATCTAAGTTGATAGGTGTTAGGAATGTGCTTCCCTCTCGGAATTGACTTTCTTCTTCATCTGCAACCCATTGCCCTAGAGCTAAACCATCCGTAACTTGAACGAGGTCACCCATTATCATGCCAAGTTCGATAGGCTGAATCACGGTTTCCCCTTTGTCAGTCATCGCCCAAACAAAGCGCTGTTTTTTAAATGGTAGTGGGTCTTCTTGATCTGTTGTTTGGTCATCTGTGTCTGATTCATCTGTCGGATTATCCTCTTCTTTAGCAGGTTCTACTTCCTCAATTCGTTCTTGAATCCACGCAATCTCAACTGTTATGGCATTTTGCGCTTCATTCGTAATGAAGGAAACGGTCGTATGGTAACCAGGATTGAGATCTTCTTTTAGATCTTCAACCTGAATTTCGTAAGGGTAGTAGCTTACCTCATCCTTTTCTTTTTCTGGGTACGTATCAATCGTATCTACGGTTCCCTTCCATGCATATTCCTGGTTCAACAATTCTCCGCGTGCTTTCATATCTGTTGTAATTTGCTGGTGAACGCCTTCATCGACTAAACCTCTTATAACAAGATCCGATTGTTTAAGCGTAACGACGGGGTCTTGGAGAGATTGAGCTAAATTGGTGACCGTTCCTTCATAAGGGCTCGCAACCTGTACCACTTGATCTCTGCTCTCAAGATCACTTAATCGGTCCTCTAGTGCCGTGAGCTGCGCCTCTTTTTGTGCAATTTGAGATTCAACTTTTGCTATGCGTTGTTGTTTGGCTACCTCTGCTTCAGCAAATGGTCGTTGATTCTCTTCTTCTGGATCTGGTTCCGGAACATCAATAAATTCAACACTTGTTAAGTAATCCTCTAAAGCAAGCAATTCCCCTTCTGTTTTGGCAATTTCCGTTTCCGTTTCAGCAATGCTCTTCTGATAGTCACGAACTACATATTCATATAAAGGCGTCCCAGCTTCAACTGGCTGCCCCTCTTCTACTAAAAATCGTTGGAAAGATCCTAATTGCTCATCAAAATAGACGTGATTTTCAGTTGTTGCTTTCAATGTTCCTTCTGCTAACAGTTCGTTATATAGATCTTCTTCAA is a window encoding:
- a CDS encoding efflux RND transporter periplasmic adaptor subunit, translating into MKKKTKLWLMSLLILSFAIVNLFLVWLDETNIQQKSYIQKWEQTFEEDLYNELLAEGTLKATTENHVYFDEQLGSFQRFLVEEGQPVEAGTPLYEYVVRDYQKSIAETETEIAKTEGELLALEDYLTSVEFIDVPEPDPEEENQRPFAEAEVAKQQRIAKVESQIAQKEAQLTALEDRLSDLESRDQVVQVASPYEGTVTNLAQSLQDPVVTLKQSDLVIRGLVDEGVHQQITTDMKARGELLNQEYAWKGTVDTIDTYPEKEKDEVSYYPYEIQVEDLKEDLNPGYHTTVSFITNEAQNAITVEIAWIQERIEEVEPAKEEDNPTDESDTDDQTTDQEDPLPFKKQRFVWAMTDKGETVIQPIELGMIMGDLVQVTDGLALGQWVADEEESQFREGSTFLTPINLDHLSLLQTKESNGKTIWNYMKMGMLVR